One region of Arthrobacter sp. StoSoilB22 genomic DNA includes:
- a CDS encoding ribbon-helix-helix protein, CopG family, whose translation MSDAGMEAKEEDRYAGLADWAEIADIGPDAHITKASGPEAGRSILEAALGSAEAVRRAVGKPSLSARGTSPSRSLRLPEEMDAQLVARAAAEQRKPSAIMRDALAEYLAKAS comes from the coding sequence ATGAGTGACGCTGGAATGGAAGCAAAAGAGGAGGACCGCTACGCGGGTCTCGCCGACTGGGCTGAGATAGCGGACATCGGACCTGATGCTCACATCACGAAGGCTAGCGGTCCCGAAGCTGGACGATCGATTCTTGAGGCTGCGCTGGGTTCAGCGGAAGCTGTACGACGCGCCGTTGGAAAGCCGTCATTGAGTGCCCGGGGCACCTCGCCGTCTCGTTCCCTCCGGCTTCCGGAGGAAATGGACGCACAACTGGTGGCCCGCGCCGCTGCTGAGCAGAGAAAGCCCTCAGCCATCATGCGTGATGCATTGGCCGAGTACCTGGCCAAGGCGTCCTGA
- a CDS encoding threonine/serine dehydratase, with protein MVTREEVEAAYSRTAGWVRHTPLAESGDQEAYQLWFKCEYMQHTGSFKARGAFNRLLTAQESGELNPEVGIVVASGGNAGLANAYAAARMGVPATVFVPESAPANKVHKLYAIGATVVQGGAEYADAYAAAIRYAEEKGAVYCHAYDQPEIVAGAGGVGLELLDELPDVDTILVAVGGGGLMGGIAAAAEGRAQVVGVEPETVPTLHTALAQGEPVDVAVSGIAADSLGARRIGEIGFGVARRTGVRSVLVSDEDIVTARRALWENYRIVVEHGAAAAYAALLSGAYAPRAGETVAVILCGANTDPAHF; from the coding sequence ATGGTCACACGTGAAGAGGTAGAAGCAGCGTACTCAAGGACGGCAGGTTGGGTTCGTCATACTCCGCTGGCTGAGAGCGGCGACCAAGAGGCCTATCAGCTGTGGTTCAAATGCGAGTACATGCAGCACACTGGATCCTTCAAGGCACGCGGCGCCTTCAACAGGCTCCTCACGGCGCAGGAAAGCGGCGAGCTAAACCCGGAGGTGGGCATCGTGGTGGCGTCCGGTGGCAATGCCGGCTTGGCCAATGCCTACGCCGCGGCCAGGATGGGGGTCCCGGCGACTGTATTCGTCCCGGAGTCTGCTCCGGCAAACAAAGTGCACAAGCTCTACGCGATTGGTGCCACTGTGGTCCAGGGCGGCGCGGAGTATGCGGACGCTTATGCCGCTGCGATCCGTTACGCGGAGGAAAAGGGCGCGGTCTACTGCCACGCTTATGATCAGCCCGAGATCGTAGCCGGTGCCGGTGGTGTTGGGCTTGAGCTCCTGGATGAACTGCCCGACGTCGACACCATTCTTGTTGCTGTAGGCGGCGGCGGGTTAATGGGTGGCATTGCTGCGGCCGCCGAGGGCAGGGCGCAGGTGGTGGGCGTCGAACCCGAGACAGTCCCCACGCTGCACACCGCGTTGGCCCAAGGTGAGCCGGTGGATGTGGCCGTGTCCGGAATCGCTGCGGACTCCCTTGGCGCCCGGCGGATTGGCGAAATCGGCTTTGGAGTGGCCCGGCGTACCGGTGTCCGGAGCGTCCTCGTCAGCGATGAAGACATTGTGACCGCCCGCAGGGCTCTCTGGGAAAATTACAGGATTGTGGTGGAGCACGGTGCAGCAGCGGCCTACGCGGCGTTGCTCTCAGGCGCCTACGCTCCACGGGCGGGCGAAACCGTTGCAGTGATCCTCTGCGGAGCCAACACCGATCCCGCCCACTTCTAA
- a CDS encoding GNAT family N-acetyltransferase — protein sequence MSVDFVLRPTVATDASWIAELRAVVMRPDLERLQRFDPVRVRERFLKGFQPEHTYIIHSDGVDAGVIAIRPESDSRWIEHFYVAPAHQGKGLGGAVLRHVMSATVDERPFRLDVLQGSPARRLYERHGFVLESEDPVDVFMVAPAKP from the coding sequence ATGTCCGTTGACTTCGTCCTCCGCCCCACCGTTGCCACCGACGCTTCCTGGATTGCCGAACTGCGCGCCGTGGTGATGCGCCCGGATCTCGAACGGCTGCAGCGCTTTGATCCAGTGAGGGTCCGCGAGCGCTTTCTGAAAGGCTTCCAGCCCGAGCACACGTACATCATCCATTCGGACGGCGTTGACGCGGGCGTGATCGCTATCCGCCCCGAGTCGGACAGCCGGTGGATTGAACATTTCTATGTGGCTCCGGCGCATCAGGGCAAAGGGCTGGGCGGTGCCGTGCTTCGCCACGTGATGTCGGCAACGGTGGACGAGCGCCCGTTTCGTCTGGACGTGTTGCAGGGAAGCCCGGCCCGTCGCCTGTATGAACGCCACGGCTTCGTGCTGGAATCCGAGGACCCCGTTGATGTCTTCATGGTGGCGCCCGCCAAGCCGTGA
- a CDS encoding ABC transporter substrate-binding protein, with protein sequence MARFALKTGATAALAATAILGLAACSDPGATAATGPSAPASNVSSNSSTKEFNLTPQQDRIKVTVDSAAAALVPDAIKADGKLTVVTTGGTPPLSTFATDNKTLIGSEVDIAYAVGESLGLQVEVLPVAWADWPLGVESGKYEAVLSNVTVTEARKEKFDFATYRNDLLGFYAKTDSDISTIKEAKDVAGKRIIVGSGTNQEAILVRWDEENKKNGLKPVEFQYYDDDSASQLALQSGRADLTFGPNASAAYKAAKDGKTKEVGTLEGGWPLKAEIAFTTQKGNGLAVAAQAALNTLIKDGSYAKILDRWGLSSEAIPASELNPAGLPKK encoded by the coding sequence CGGCGCTGGCCGCTACGGCGATACTGGGGCTGGCTGCCTGCTCCGATCCTGGGGCGACCGCCGCTACGGGTCCGAGCGCCCCGGCGTCGAACGTTTCTTCCAACTCCTCCACCAAAGAGTTCAACCTGACCCCGCAGCAGGACCGCATCAAGGTGACTGTGGACTCCGCCGCGGCCGCCTTGGTTCCTGACGCCATCAAGGCCGATGGCAAGCTAACCGTGGTGACCACGGGCGGCACTCCCCCGTTGAGCACCTTCGCCACGGACAACAAGACCCTCATCGGCAGCGAAGTGGACATTGCCTATGCAGTGGGCGAGAGCCTGGGCCTGCAGGTTGAGGTGCTGCCGGTAGCTTGGGCGGACTGGCCGCTGGGTGTCGAGTCCGGCAAGTACGAGGCAGTCCTCTCCAACGTCACCGTTACCGAGGCGCGCAAGGAGAAGTTCGACTTCGCCACGTACCGCAACGACCTCCTGGGCTTCTACGCCAAGACCGACTCGGACATCTCCACCATCAAGGAAGCCAAGGACGTGGCCGGCAAGCGCATCATCGTTGGCTCGGGCACCAACCAGGAAGCAATCCTGGTGCGCTGGGACGAGGAGAACAAGAAGAACGGCTTGAAGCCGGTTGAGTTCCAGTATTACGACGACGACTCCGCCTCCCAGCTCGCCCTTCAGTCGGGCCGTGCGGACCTGACGTTCGGACCCAATGCATCCGCGGCCTACAAAGCTGCGAAGGATGGCAAGACCAAGGAAGTGGGCACGTTGGAAGGCGGCTGGCCGCTGAAGGCTGAAATTGCTTTCACCACCCAGAAAGGCAACGGCCTTGCGGTGGCTGCTCAGGCTGCACTGAACACCCTCATCAAGGACGGAAGCTACGCGAAGATCCTGGACCGTTGGGGCCTCTCATCCGAGGCGATTCCTGCGTCCGAGCTGAACCCGGCAGGCCTGCCCAAGAAGTAG